In Acidobacteriota bacterium, the sequence GTCGTCCTTGTCGTCGGCGGTGTGCCGGGCGGGGCTCACCCCCGTACGGACCGTCTCGGTCAGGTGGCTCCAGGTCCGCCACATCACGGCGCTGTGCAGGGCCATGGCCCGCACCGGCGCCGGGTGCCGGTCCGAGAGCGCCGCCGCCGGCGCGGCGGTGCGGTAGCGGCCGTCCGCCTTCTCCAGCAGCCCATAGGTGACGAGGCAGTCGAGCACGCGGGTCAACGGCCGCTCCGCGGCGCCGATCGCCCGGGCCAGCGCCGGCGCATCCATGGAGGCGCCGTCGAGGCGGGTAAAGAGATCCAGCTCGGCGGCGGTGAGGATCACCCGGCTGCGCTGGAAACTCCGGATGTCGTCCAACACGTCGTAATCCGGCTTCATCGGCCTCCTCGTTCCGGACCAGCTCCCGGACCGGCTGCTCAGAACTTCTGCCGCGGGTACGGCGGATGTTTCGGCCAGGTCCGGGGCTCCGCTTCGATTTTCTTCAGAAGCACTTCGACGCCCTTCATGAGCTGGGCGTCGTAGCCGCGGGCCATCTCGGCGGGATCCAGGTCCACTTCGATGTCGGGGGTCACGCCGACGTTTTCCACCACCCAGTTGCCGTCGCGGTCGTAGATCCGGTAGTCGGGGGCCGTCAGGTAGCCGCCGTCCACCAGGTCGATGGTCATGGAAATGCCCACCAGTCCGCCCCAACTCCGGGTGCCGATGACGGGCCCCATCTTTTCCACCTGGAACTCATGGGGCAGCTCGTCGCCGCCCGAACCGGCCTGCCGGTTGGTCAGGCACACGAGGTGGGCCTGGGTCCAGACCGCCGGGGTCGCCGTGTCTTTGGAGTAGCGGCGGGTCCAGTAGGAGATCGCCCGCTTGCCCAGCCGCTGCAGGAAGATGTCCGGATCGAGGCCGCCGCCGTTGAAGCGTCCGTCGACGACAATCCCGTCCTTCTGGGTCTGGGCGTAGAAGTACTTGGGGAATTCGCGCGCCGAAGCGGTGTAGGTGTCGGGCAGATGCAGGTAGCCGATCCGGCCGCCCGAGGCCTCCGCCACGACCCGGCGGTTGTGCTTCACCCAGTCGAGGTAGCGCAAGGTCCGCTCCGAGGCCAGCGGCTTGACGGTGTACTCGCGGGCGCCGACCCGGTCCGGTTTGTCATTGACCAGGATCTTCACCTGCTTGCCGGCCAGGTCCTGGAAGTACGCGTACACCTCGCGGTCGCCGCGGACATCCACGCCGTTGACGGCCAGGAGATAGTCGCCTTCGCGCACGCCGACGCCCACCGCGGCCAGGGGCGGCTGCACCTCGTCGGTCCAGTCGGGCACGCGGCAGATCTTCCGAAAACGGTAGCGCTGGCTCGCCGCGTCCAGCTCGTAGTCGGCCCCGAGCAGGCCCACCGCGATCTCTTCGGCCTTGCGCTGCTGGGCGCCGCCGCCCACGTAGGTGTGCGACGCGTTGAGCTCGCCGATGAGCTCGCCGAGGATGTACACCACGTCCTGGCGGCAGGTGGCCCGCTCCAGGAGCATCCGATAGCGCGCGTGCATGGCGGGCCAGTCGAGCCCGTGCATGCCCGGCTCGTAGAAGAAGTCGCGCTCCATCCGCCACGACTCGTTGAAGATCTGCCGCCATTCGGCCCGCGGGTCGATCCAAAGCTTCAGGTCGGCCAGGGACAGCTCCTGCGCCTTCGGTTCCGGCCCCTTGAGCTCCAGCGCGGTCAGCCCGGTCCCCTTCCGGCAGACGATCCACTTGCCGTCGCCGGAGAGCCGGTAATCGTCCACCCCCTCGAGCAGGCGATGCTCCTTGCGGGTGTCAAACGCGAAGGCATACAGGCTGCGGGCCTCGGGACCGCGGTACTCGAACCGGTTGAAGTCGCCGGCGGCGGCGTTGAGGTAGTAGAGCGCGCCCTCGCCGACGGTCAGCTGGCGGTAGTTACCTCGCGGCAGCGGAACGGCCTCGATCCGCTCGGCCAGGCCGTCGAAATCGATGACGACGCTGGGCGGAACCGCGGCGGCGGCTGGCGGTGCAGTCGGCGGCGCGGCCGGCGCGCCGGTCTCCTCGTCGCTCGCAAGCGGAAAGCGCGCCGCGCCGTCGCGGCTGAGTGTCAGGCAGTAGATCCCGGCCGCCTGCTTGTAGACCATCTCCCACTCGAAGTCGCAGAAGGTGGGATCGAACCGGCGGTTGGAGATGAAGAACAGGTGCTTCCCATCGCGAGAGAACACCGGGCCGAAATCGTTGAACAGACCGTTGCTGACGCAGCGGGAGCGTTTCTCCTGGAGCGAGTAAACGAACACCTTCGACACGAGGTCGGCTTCCATCTTGGAGTAGGCGAGATACGCGCTGTCGGGCGACCAGGCGTAGTCGGAGATGGGCTTGACGTTCAGCGACACGTCCATGGGCTCGTAGTCGGCCTTGTCGACGCGGGTCACGGCGCCGCTCGCCACGTCGAGGACATAGCAGGCCAGCGTCTGGTCGGCGAAGGCGATTTTCTTTCCGTCGGGCGACCAGCGCAGCGTGTGCCGATAGCCGTCCTTCGCGCGGGTCAGCTGGACCGGGTCGGCGCCGCCGCCGACTGCCGCCAGGTAGATGTTGTATTCGCCGCCGGCGTCGGAGATGTAGGCAATCTGCCGGCCGTCGGGCGACCAGACCCCCTCGCGGATCCGGGCGCCGCTGGCGCCGGCTACCAGCCGCGTGGCGCCGTCCTTGCGCGGCAGGCTGAAGAGGTGGCCGCGGGCGGTGGCGAGCACCCGGGCGCCGGACGGAGACACGTCGAAGTGGGTGAGCCGGTCGGCCACTCCGGCCAGGTACGGCCGGGTTTCCGGCGCATCGGCGCGCACGGCGATGGGGAGGGCGCGGGACTGGCGGCTGGCCAGATCCAGCAGCCAGACGGTCCCGCCCACCTCGTAGGCGATCCGGCCGTCGCCGAGGCTCGGCCGGCGGACGTCGTGCTCCCGGTGGCGGGTGAGCTGCTCCGTCTTTCCCGTGGCGACGTTGTAGCCGTAAATGTTCAGCACGCCGTCGCTGTCGGCGGTGTAGTAGATGGTGCCGCCGTGCCACATGGGCATCCGGTCGCCGCCGGGAAAGTCAGTGATCTTCCGGTCCTGCTTCGAGGCGAAATCGTAGATGTAGACGTCCGGAGCCAGCCCGCCGCGGTACCGCTTCCAGGTGCGCGTCTCGACGCTGATGCGGTTGTAGGCGATCTGCCGGCCGTCGGGCGAATAGCTGCCATAGGCCGCCTCATGCAGGGGGAGCGGCTCCAGGCCTGTACCGTCGGGTGACACCAGGAACAGCTTCTCGAAACGGTTGAAGCTGTCCCGCATCGACTTGAACAGGATCTTGTCGGCCGTGGGATGCCAGCCCACCACCTCGTCGTCGCCCGGGTGCCAGGTGACCCGGGTGATCCCGCCGCCGTGCACGTCCATCACATAGACATCGGCATTGCCGTCGTAGTCGCCGGTGAAGGCGATCCGTGTCCCGTCGGGCGAGAGCTTGGGGTGGCGCTCCTCGCCGTCGTGAATGGTCAGGCGGGTGGCGGTGCCGCCCGCGACCGGCGCGGACCAGATGTCCTCGCCGCAGACGAACACGACGGTGTCGCCGCGCACGTCGGGGAAGCGCAGCAGCGGTTCGGCCGGGACCGCCGCCCAGAGGGCGGCCGTAAGGCCGAGTAGCAACCCGGCGCACAGGCTGCACCGGACGCTGGGGGCAGAACAGGTGGGGCGGTGGCTCATGATCACACTCCTGGAGGGCATTCCGCGCAGGGCGGAACCGGCGTTCAAAAAAGCTTATTATACCAGAGCAGGGCGGTCTGGGTTTCACGGAACTTGGCCCGCCGCCCGCTTTGTGGCACAATAGGCACTCATCCCCACCGGGAGGAACCCTATGACCGACAACACCGCCATCGGCGCCGCCATGACCGTCCGCCTGCGCGGCAAGCTGCCGCCGCCGGCCGCGTTCGAGCCGGGCATCCGCCGCGCGCCGGACCGTGGTTACACCTTGAACCGGACCGAGACCCTCCTCGCGCTGAAGAACGCGCTCCGCTACGTGCCGCCCCAGTGGCACGCGGCGCTGGCCCCGGAGTTCCTCGACGAGCTGAGGACGCGCGGCCGGATCTACGGCTACCGTTTCCGGCCCCCGGGCCGGATCTGGGGGCGGCCCATCGACACGTACAAGGGCCGCTGCGTCGAGGGGAAGGCTTTCCAGGTGATGATCGACAACAATTTGGATTTCGACGTGGCGCTTTACCCGTACGAGCTGGTGACCTACGGCGAGACCGGCCAGGTCTGCCAGAACTGGATGCAGTACCGGCTCATCCAGCGATACCTGGAGGTGCTCACCCGGAAGCAGACGCTGGTGGTCGAGTCGGGACACCCGCTCGGGCTCTTCGCCTCGCGGCCCGAGGCGCCCCGGGTCATCATCACCAACTCGCTCATGGTGGGCATGTTCGACAACCAGGCCGAGTGGCACCGGGCCATGCAGCTCGGCGTGGCCAACTACGGCCAGATGACCGCCGGCGGCTGGATGTACATCGGCCCGCAGGGGATCGTGCACGGCACGTTCAACACCATCCTGAACGCCGCCCGGCTCCGGCTGGGGATCCGCGCCGACGAGGACCTGCGCGGGCACCTGTTCGTCTCGTCGGGCCTCGGCGGCATGAGCGGGGCCCAGCCCAAGGCGGTGGAGATCGCCGGCGGCGTCGGTGTCATCGCCGAGGTGGACCCGTCGCGCATCCGCACCCGCCACGAGCAGGGCTGGGTGTCGGCGGTGAGTGCCGATCTGAGCGAGGTGTTCCGCCTGGCCCAGGCGGCGATGGCCCGCCGTGAGCCGCTCTCCATTGCCTACCACGGCAACATCGTGGACCTGCTCCAGTACGCGGTGGACCACCGGATTCCCATCGAGCTGCTGTCGGACCAGACCTCCTGCCACGCCCCGTACGATGGCGGCTACTGTCCCCAGGGGCTGACTTTCGAGGCGCGCACCCGGATGCTATCGACAGACCGCGCCGCCTTCCGCGCCGCCGTGGACCGGAGCCTGCGGCGCCACTTCGAACTCGTCCGCACCCTGGTGGAGCG encodes:
- a CDS encoding peptidase S41, giving the protein MSHRPTCSAPSVRCSLCAGLLLGLTAALWAAVPAEPLLRFPDVRGDTVVFVCGEDIWSAPVAGGTATRLTIHDGEERHPKLSPDGTRIAFTGDYDGNADVYVMDVHGGGITRVTWHPGDDEVVGWHPTADKILFKSMRDSFNRFEKLFLVSPDGTGLEPLPLHEAAYGSYSPDGRQIAYNRISVETRTWKRYRGGLAPDVYIYDFASKQDRKITDFPGGDRMPMWHGGTIYYTADSDGVLNIYGYNVATGKTEQLTRHREHDVRRPSLGDGRIAYEVGGTVWLLDLASRQSRALPIAVRADAPETRPYLAGVADRLTHFDVSPSGARVLATARGHLFSLPRKDGATRLVAGASGARIREGVWSPDGRQIAYISDAGGEYNIYLAAVGGGADPVQLTRAKDGYRHTLRWSPDGKKIAFADQTLACYVLDVASGAVTRVDKADYEPMDVSLNVKPISDYAWSPDSAYLAYSKMEADLVSKVFVYSLQEKRSRCVSNGLFNDFGPVFSRDGKHLFFISNRRFDPTFCDFEWEMVYKQAAGIYCLTLSRDGAARFPLASDEETGAPAAPPTAPPAAAAVPPSVVIDFDGLAERIEAVPLPRGNYRQLTVGEGALYYLNAAAGDFNRFEYRGPEARSLYAFAFDTRKEHRLLEGVDDYRLSGDGKWIVCRKGTGLTALELKGPEPKAQELSLADLKLWIDPRAEWRQIFNESWRMERDFFYEPGMHGLDWPAMHARYRMLLERATCRQDVVYILGELIGELNASHTYVGGGAQQRKAEEIAVGLLGADYELDAASQRYRFRKICRVPDWTDEVQPPLAAVGVGVREGDYLLAVNGVDVRGDREVYAYFQDLAGKQVKILVNDKPDRVGAREYTVKPLASERTLRYLDWVKHNRRVVAEASGGRIGYLHLPDTYTASAREFPKYFYAQTQKDGIVVDGRFNGGGLDPDIFLQRLGKRAISYWTRRYSKDTATPAVWTQAHLVCLTNRQAGSGGDELPHEFQVEKMGPVIGTRSWGGLVGISMTIDLVDGGYLTAPDYRIYDRDGNWVVENVGVTPDIEVDLDPAEMARGYDAQLMKGVEVLLKKIEAEPRTWPKHPPYPRQKF
- a CDS encoding urocanate hydratase, yielding MTDNTAIGAAMTVRLRGKLPPPAAFEPGIRRAPDRGYTLNRTETLLALKNALRYVPPQWHAALAPEFLDELRTRGRIYGYRFRPPGRIWGRPIDTYKGRCVEGKAFQVMIDNNLDFDVALYPYELVTYGETGQVCQNWMQYRLIQRYLEVLTRKQTLVVESGHPLGLFASRPEAPRVIITNSLMVGMFDNQAEWHRAMQLGVANYGQMTAGGWMYIGPQGIVHGTFNTILNAARLRLGIRADEDLRGHLFVSSGLGGMSGAQPKAVEIAGGVGVIAEVDPSRIRTRHEQGWVSAVSADLSEVFRLAQAAMARREPLSIAYHGNIVDLLQYAVDHRIPIELLSDQTSCHAPYDGGYCPQGLTFEARTRMLSTDRAAFRAAVDRSLRRHFELVRTLVERGTYFFDYGNSFMRAVYDAGVTEICRNGTDPREGFIFPSYVEDIMGPMLFDYGYGPFRWVCLSGRPEDLAATDRAAMAAIDPNRRGQDRDNWVWIRDAEKNRLVVGTQARILYQDAPGRARIALKFNAMVRAGEIGPVMLGRDHHDCGGTDSPYRETANIKDGSNIMAEMAVQCFAGNAARGMSLVALHNGGGVGIGKAVNGGFGLVLDGSARVDAVIRSAMPWDVMGGVARRAWARCPNSIDTCVAYNQGAPGNHVTLPFLADDAMLERLVDA